A genome region from Manihot esculenta cultivar AM560-2 chromosome 5, M.esculenta_v8, whole genome shotgun sequence includes the following:
- the LOC110616309 gene encoding late embryogenesis abundant protein D-34, whose translation MTLEQPRRPQYDQDPVKYGDVFDVRGNLASEPVAPVDAASMQSAESQVLGQTQKGGPAAVMQSAASANVRGGLVDPDESSEAVREEGVTVTEENIDGTRLVTESVGGQVVGQYVDPAVRAADRGSPTDITIGEALEATAYTAAGEKPVDQSDAAAINVAEVRALGSNDTPSSGIGAYAQSAADHNARLMRGGNKTTLSDVLADATTKLPRDKPVTPDDAARVTGAEIRNKPDMKTTPGGVAASMASAARLNQNT comes from the exons ATGACCCTAGAGCAGCCACGGAGACCTCAATATGACCAGGACCCTGTCAAATACGGAGACGTGTTTGATGTCCGAGGCAATCTGGCCTCCGAGCCCGTTGCACCAGTAGATGCAGCCAGTATGCAGTCTGCTGAGAGCCAAGTACTTGGCCAGACCCAGAAAGGTGGCCCAGCTGCAGTCATGCAATCAGCGGCAAGCGCGAATGTGAGAGGTGGACTTGTCGACCCTGACGAATCGAGTGAGGCGGTTAGAGAAGAGGGTGTCACAGTAACTGAAGAAAACATCGACGGCACTCGCCTTGTGACTGAAAGCGTTGGTGGACAG GTCGTGGGACAGTACGTTGATCCTGCAGTACGAGCGGCTGATCGGGGTTCCCCCACCGATATTACAATTGGGGAGGCTTTGGAGGCAACTGCTTATACTGCTGCAGGAGAAAAGCCGGTCGATCAGAGCGATGCTGCCGCTATCAACGTAGCGGAGGTTAGAGCTCTTGGGAGTAACGACACGCCTTCCTCTGGAATTGGCGCATATGCACAGTCAGCTGCTGATCATAATGCGAGGCTTATGCGTGGTGGAAATAAAACCACACTCTCCGATGTTCTTGCG GACGCGACCACCAAGTTGCCTCGGGACAAACCGGTTACACCTGATGATGCTGCACGTGTGACTGGAGCGGAGATAAGGAACAAACCTGACATGAAAACAACGCCTGGTGGGGTTGCAGCATCCATGGCTTCGGCGGCTAGACTTAATCAGAACACATAA
- the LOC110616137 gene encoding transcription repressor OFP12 — translation MAGTLGRNLHLCFTKSKRPLDPQSSSPLLDSHDHSNPLVIKNFNSLFDYTFDSASKSPAPSSSSSSTEPDFATIFASQRFFFSSPGRSNSIVESTPSIATPTDSSGSLLGLKCNNAAPLSETGTMNNDQSDESSLEALNSDAVKDSVAVPTYSPDPYLDFRRSMQEMVEARDLVDVKANWDYLHELLLCYLALNPKSTHKFIIRAFADLLVSLLASQPTVAAEGE, via the coding sequence ATGGCAGGAACACTGGGGAGAAATCTTCATCTCTGCTTTACAAAGAGCAAGCGTCCGCTAGATCCCCAATCATCTTCTCCTCTCTTAGATTCACACGACCACAGTAATCCACTtgtcataaaaaattttaactctcTCTTTGACTACACCTTTGACTCCGCCTCTAAATCACCGGCtccatcctcctcctcctcctccactgAACCTGACTTCGCCACCATATTCGCCTCCCAAcgtttcttcttctcctccccaGGCCGCTCCAACTCCATCGTTGAATCTACACCCTCCATCGCTACCCCTACAGATTCATCTGGCTCGTTGTTAGGACTAAAGTGTAATAATGCTGCGCCGCTTTCGGAAACCGGTACGATGAATAATGATCAATCCGATGAGTCGTCCTTAGAAGCGTTGAACTCTGACGCCGTTAAAGACAGTGTAGCGGTCCCTACGTACTCGCCGGACCCTTATTTGGACTTCAGGCGATCCATGCAGGAGATGGTTGAGGCACGCGATTTGGTGGACGTGAAGGCCAATTGGGATTACTTGCATGAGCTTCTGTTGTGTTATCTTGCGCTGAATCCTAAGAGTACCCACAAGTTTATTATTCGAGCTTTTGCTGACCTCCTTGTTAGTCTCTTGGCGTCGCAGCCAACAGTGGCAGCGGAGGGAGAGTAA
- the LOC110616360 gene encoding late embryogenesis abundant protein D-34 gives MSQEQARPPQSDRDPIKYGDVFNVKGDLASKTIAPRDAATMQAAESRVLGETRKGGPASTVQSAARVNMREGFIGGDDATDVARDPGTKVAERNIGDDRIITEKIAGQVVAQDIEPRVERTTPGSTLDPEVVTIGEALEAAAISAGEKPVDQSDAAAIQAAEVRATGINEVLPGGIGAEAQSAANLNLRAIRDEDKITLSDVLGDATSKLPADKAVTREDAEGVIAAEVRNKPDRQATPGGVAASLAAATRFYGNK, from the exons ATGAGCCAGGAACAAGCACGACCTCCTCAATCCGACAGAGATCCAATCAAATACGGTGACGTTTTCAATGTGAAAGGAGATTTGGCCTCCAAAACCATTGCACCAAGAGACGCAGCCACCATGCAGGCTGCTGAAAGCCGCGTCCTGGGAGAGACTCGGAAGGGTGGACCTGCCTCCACCGTGCAATCCGCAGCAAGAGTGAACATGAGAGAAGGTTTCATTGGTGGTGATGATGCTACTGACGTCGCCAGAGACCCTGGCACGAAAGTTGCAGAAAGAAATATTGGTGATGACCGTATTATCACTGAAAAAATAGCTGGACAG GTGGTGGCGCAAGATATTGAACCAAGGGTGGAAAGGACGACTCCAGGGTCAACTCTTGACCCTGAGGTAGTCACAATCGGCGAGGCTCTAGAGGCAGCAGCTATTTCGGCGGGTGAAAAACCAGTTGACCAGAGTGATGCAGCCGCTATACAAGCTGCTGAGGTGAGAGCAACCGGAATTAACGAGGTATTACCCGGAGGAATAGGTGCAGAAGCTCAGTCTGCAGCGAATCTCAATTTAAGGGCTATCCGCGACGAAGATAAGATAACGCTGTCTGATGTTCTAGGG GACGCCACATCGAAGTTGCCAGCAGACAAGGCAGTAACGCGAGAAGATGCTGAAGGGGTAATTGCAGCGGAGGTCAGAAACAAGCCAGACAGGCAGGCAACGCCTGGAGGGGTGGCGGCGTCTCTTGCAGCAGCAACTAGGTTTTATGGGAATAAATGA